The Candidatus Delongbacteria bacterium nucleotide sequence GAGAAAATTGATATTCACTTACCAGACAATGTTCAGGTTCATTTAAACAAACTTTACGATCACGATACCTTGCCGGAAAATATTACAGTAGTAGGTAAAAGTTCGGTAGCAGTAGAATTAGCACAATTTTTCTCAACTATCGGAAAGAAAGTAAATCTAATTGTAGATGGTGAGAGAATTATGCCGTTTGCAGATACATATCTTTCTGACTGGATGTTCAAAAAACTGAAAAAAGATAAAGTCAATGTTATAAATGACGCTAAAATTGAAGGTTATGAAGATGGATCTTTGATAGTCAATGGCGAGAAAATTGTTTCAGATATCGTAGTAAATGCAAAAATGAGAAAAGGTATAATGCCACCGTCTGAACTTGATCTAGGCGTAGAAAATGGTTTTATCAAAGTTGATAGCAATTTCATGACCAGAATAGATGGAATCTATGCAATTGGCGATGTAAACGGATTATCGTACTTAGCCCAAGTAGCTTCAGCACAAGGTCTGAATGTAGTAAATAATATCAATGGAATTAAAGAAAAGCTTGATATTAAGAAAATTCCTCTAAATATGTATTCAATACCTGAAGTGGCACAAATCGGCTATACAGAACAGGAACTTAAAGATGATAACATAGACTATAAAATTAGTGAATTTCCTATGTCTGCAAATGGGAAAGCTCTTGCAGAAGGACATAACGAGGGATTTGTGAGAATTTTGTCTGAGAAGAAATATGGTGAAGTAGTTGGTGTGCAAATTGTCGCTCCAAATGCTACGGATCTTATCGCTGAAGCAGCAGCTCTTATGCAGATCGAAGGAACTGTATATGATTTAGCTAAGACAGTTCATGCTCATCCGACGGTTTCAGAGATTTTTATGGAAGCAGGATTTGAAGCGGTAGATCACGCTATTCATAAGTA carries:
- the lpdA gene encoding dihydrolipoyl dehydrogenase, with protein sequence MDYDIVVIGAGPAGYVAAIRAGQLGLKTAIIEKNVVGGMCLNWGCIPTKSIIESAKLYKRIIEDAGKFGIDGIDKKEVSFNWEKAKKRALSNVTKLTKGVGFLLKKNNVEIIEGAAKITGKNTISVSNRTIETKNIIIATGSFQEKIDIHLPDNVQVHLNKLYDHDTLPENITVVGKSSVAVELAQFFSTIGKKVNLIVDGERIMPFADTYLSDWMFKKLKKDKVNVINDAKIEGYEDGSLIVNGEKIVSDIVVNAKMRKGIMPPSELDLGVENGFIKVDSNFMTRIDGIYAIGDVNGLSYLAQVASAQGLNVVNNINGIKEKLDIKKIPLNMYSIPEVAQIGYTEQELKDDNIDYKISEFPMSANGKALAEGHNEGFVRILSEKKYGEVVGVQIVAPNATDLIAEAAALMQIEGTVYDLAKTVHAHPTVSEIFMEAGFEAVDHAIHK